The genomic region TGTGACTGATCACCACAAGAACATTTATATTTATAAgatggtttaaaaaatatattattttgaaACATTTTACACAATATTAAGTTACAATCCAAGGCAGCTTGAGGTCAACATCCATTGAGTTGGTATTTGTGCCATCTTCTGAGGAAAGCAAGTAACTGCAAGCATTCGTTATTTTATTTTCTCAGTCATCAGTTGATGGTTTCAGTTGAGGATCAGGATATGTGAATGCTCTTCATGGAGGTTTTCACATTGGCAAATATAAAAATCAGGGGAATTAAACAAAACACCAACCCATTTTGTCTCAAGGCCTCCATAAGGGTGTCAGTGCTACAATAATGCATTTCATTTGACATTGGATGAATGACAAATTATGAGAAATCAAAATTAATGTATCAGTTTTGTATGGTTCTTGTGTCTGTGGTTTAGGACCCTTGCAGTTAGGACAAACCAATAGCCTTCCCGTTTCTCGGCCTGATGTCATAACGCCCCACCTGGCAGGAGCCATGCCTGATGTCATAACCCCCCACCTGGCAGGAGCCATGCCAATCCAAGAGCTGTCTAGGAAACGGAAGGGGGATATAGACAACAGGTAAGAGCAGAGAGACCTCACCTTTCATAAAGCAGGATAAAAATAACATTCTTATTTTTGTCTCTTACCCGGTGGACTTATATTTCATGTTCTCCATGTCTTGCAGGGAAAATGGTGATGCTCAAATAGAGGAGGAACAGAGCAGGTATTTGAAGATTCTTTAGTAATGAATTTTATCTCAGCACTAATCTTGGCAAGATCTCTCAGGGCCAGGCCAAGTGTTGAAATTAATCattttaaataatatatatttccCATTCCAATTCAGATCGGAAGATGATGATCAACAGGTGAAAATTAAATGCTTCAGGTAAGAGCCTGGGCATACATATTCATTTGGTATATTGAAAGGGAGTTAAAGACCAAATGCagccgtttaaaaaaaatctcaatatcaaataatttctgggtaacaattaagtaccttactgtgattgttttcaatcaaaatggtcaaaaataaacaaaaatatctTCTTAGCAAGAGCAGTTTTTCAAGCAAGAATTtctctgggagtggtctgagtggggaggggaaaactgaaaagcaatttggaactctcttattggcctcttaactaatttaccgcctggtgatgtcaccaggcaggccaaaactccatcccaccaaaactggctgaaatttcaggcagtcatttcaaacagctcttacactaaaaggacattatcataattttcacagtattattccaaccccatgtgaaaatatagaaaacacaggaaaatcacatttttgactgcactggcgTTAAAAAACAGGAGGATACTTTAATATTATATGTAACCTAATACTCTAATAATACAGTTGAAGCTGGTGGCATGATGCGAATGACCACATAAATGTAACgccaataataacaataacacacACGCTTTCATGTGTTGTTGCTTTTATAAATTATATCATGCTGACTTGATAGCAACCCATCAGACACCTGTATACTTAAGTGTGTGAgatatgtgtgagagagacaaaTAAGTGTAATTGTGCCCTCACTCAAAGGGAGCCACACAGCCAAATTGAAAAGCGGCGAAGGGACAAAATGAACACCCTTATCGACGAGCTGTCAGCCATGATCCCCTCCTGTAACCCCATGGCCAGAAAGCTTGACAAACTCACTGTGCTGCGAATGGCTGTGCAGCACCTCAAAGCCCTGAAAGGTAGGCCTCATCATCCCTAAACTGTCCTTACAACACAGTACCACACCAGGCAATCTTTGCAGCACCACACATCTCTTTAAGGTAGGTCTCATGAAGCTATACTAATGCAGTTAGATCCTAGGACACACGATGGCGGCAAAATACACAGCTGTGCACAAATAACTTGGTTCATTgctgataatatacagtaccagtcaaatgtttggacacacctactcattcaagggtttttcaataTTTGTACTATTTCTACTACATTATaaagtaatagtgaagacatcaaaactatgaaaaaacacacatggaatcatgtagtaaccaaacaagtgttaaacaaatcaaaatatattttatatttgagattcttcaaagtagccaccctttgcctgggtgacagctttgcacactcgtggcattctctcaaccagcttcatgaggtagtcacctggaatgcatttcaattaacaggtgtgccttgttaaaatataatttgtggaatttctttccttaatgtgtttgagtcaatcagttgtgttgtgacaatggaggggtggtatacagaagatagccctatttggtaaaagaccaagtccatattatgtaaagaacagctcaaataagcaaagagaaatgacattccatcattactttaagacatgaaggtcagtcaatgcagaaaatgtcaagaacttcaagtgcagtcgcaaaaaccatcaagtgctatgatgaaactggctctcatgaggaccgccacaggaaaggaagacccagagttaactctgctgcagaggataagttcattaaagttaactgcacctcagattgcatccaaaataaatgcttcacagagttcaagtaacagacacatctcaatatcaactgttcagaggagccttcatggtcgaattgctgcaaagaaaccactattaaaggacaccaataataagaagagacttgcttgggccaagaaacacgagcaatggacattagactggtggaagtctgtcctttggtctgatgagtccaaatttgagattcttggatttaaaccaccgtgtctttgtgagacgcagagtaggtaaaaggatgatctccgcatgtgtggttcccaccgtgaagcatggaggaggaggtgtgttgctggtgacactgtcagtgatttatctATCATTCTTGGCACACTTattcagcatggctaccacagcattctgcagcgatacgacaTCCCGTCTGATTTGCGcacagtgggactatcatttgtttttcaacaggacaatgaccaaaaacacacctccaggctatgtaagggctatttgaccaagaaggagagtgatggattgctgcatcagatgacctggcctccataatcccccgacctcaacccaattgagatgagttggacctcagagggAAGGAAAATCAGCccacaagactgttggaaaaacattacaggtgaagctggttgagagaatgtacaAGGCTGTCAtcttggcaaagggtggctactttgaagaatatcaaatatattttgatttgtttatcactttttggttactacatgattatatgttaattttttaattttacctttatttaaccaggcaagtcagttaagaacacattcttattttcaatgacagcctgggaacagtgggttaactgcctgttcaggggcagaacgacagatttgtaccttgtcagctcaggggtttgaactcacaaccttccagttactagtccaacactctaaccactaggctacgctgctgtccctgtgtgttatttcatagttttgatgtcttcactattattctacaatgtagaaactagtcaaagtaaagaaaaaccattgaaggagtatgtgtgtccaaacctttgactggtgttGTATAAAGATTTAATATTCATATGTATTTTTAACTCAAGTTATGATAGAAATGTTGAGCTCCTAAAGGACAGGTACAACACAGACTAACAGCTCAGTGCTGTGTTCGTCTCCACAGCAGGTGCTAGCAGTTCCTTTACTGATGTTAACTACAAACGCAAGCCTTCGTTTCTGCCTCAGGATGATCTCAAGCACCTGGTGCTCACGGTAGGCCGCCCTTCAATCTGTCTCAATCTCTTTCTCCAATCAACCAAAATCAAGCCCATTTGGTATTGTGGCAGCAGTCACAACAGTGGGGCTCCAAAACTAGCTGAGAATTTGGGATATGGGAAATATAATATTAACCAATAATAAATGGGTCTAGGGTTATTCCTTTATAATTACAATAATGAGGTCAAATCTACAATGGTTTTTATTTTCAAAGTGCCGAATTTTATCCAAAATTATGAGAACATGGTGGACATGTTTCTTCTTCAGATTTTAAGTCTACACTTTATTTTATGGACAGTACCACAGGTATACCCTCTTGGTTTGCTACAGTATTTTCCATTCAGTTGCTAACTAACTTTACTCTGGGAAATTCCTAATTAGAAAAGGATGTGTCAACTGCTCAGTTCAATGTAGAATTAAATATAGAAGTAGCCAGTTCTTTCCGCTCACTTGGAGTGTTCTGTTGTATAACCTTTGCCAGCTCTGATCTCCCACAAGTGTGCATGTTTGTCACACAGAGTCTTCCATTTTAGAGTAAACCGAGAGAGTGGATACACACGGATGGTTTATACACTGTAGCAGTGTCAGCGTTTTCATGGATCCAGATTGAAATATATTGAGGTTGTGCCGTGTCTCATTTCCCCAGGCTGCAGATGGGTTCCTGTTCGTGGTGAGTTGTGACAGGGGGAAGATCCTCTTTACCTCAGAATCCGTCTCCAAGTTCCTCAACTACAGTCGGGTCAGTGAACTGgttatacttaagcaataaagcctgagggggtgtggtatacggtctgatataccacggctttcagccagtTTATAATATACAATAAACAGGTCTGGCAGTCTTAATTTACTACTTCATTCTAAATTGAGCTAATTATTGAGGTGGATTCCAACAATGTCCCCATCACTCAATCCTATCTATTATCCACTTAAGTACTCTCAATGACAACTTTAGGAAGAGGTCATTACTTAACAGTGTTTATTCCATTCATTTAGTTCCATGGTTTGGTTTTCTTTGGCCATTTGTAACAGGCACCCATGCCCCTACCACTCCCATTGATTTTGAGCTAGCGGTGGCTAAAGTTAGCAGACGTTTGTAGTGGCTGTCTAAAGAAAACTGAACCATGGATTATATTTTCTCCTGGCCCATAGACTACTTACAGGATGAGGAACTATCTAACATTAAATTGTAAAATACTGACATTCTCTTTTAGTACCTTGTAATTTCTGTACCATAGTAAAGTTATACCTGAATCTGTTTCATGCTTTATATTGTGGAGGTGATGCTTGAAGTGGAGACCGGAGGTTTAACCAGAAAGTTCAGGTGGTTCTGAAGTGGGGATCTGAATCATTTGTTACCCTAGTTCAGAAgtatagttggctagctagctagctcacacaAGATTTGGTTCCGAGTTCTGAGATGAATAGTTTGGTTCTGATAATTAAAGTGCTATTTTTGTTTACAGTTGGAACTAATTGGACAGAGTCTTTTTGATTATGTCCACCCGAAGGACATTAGTAAAGTGAAAGAGCAGCTGTCAGCCTCAGGATTATACCCTCGCGAACGGCTCATAGATGCCAAAAGTAAGTCTGCAAAGACTTCATTTAAATGTATATGATGCTGGGACTTTCatatctatttctctctgtgttctgttttgTTTGTGTCTTGTTGAGATGCAGTTAAAGCTATGTCACCACTATAACGGTATTACTTTAAAGAAAGTTGCAGCTTTTATCTCAGTTCTATTAGCACAGGGGAAAGAGCAGAGAGCCTGGGTTCTGTTTGTTGTTGCTTTACTGGTTTCCACTTTGCTCTCGGTCTCTATTGAGGTCACAGATTCGTATTTTTTATGTTCTGTCTTCAATGTGtttttttatattgtaaatataaTATGATGTTGTTGTATCATAGGTTCTCCCGGTTCTTTAGCAGGGTTACAGGTGCAGGACCTTCCTGTGGGAGCAGTTCAACTGTGTACAGGGGCACGGCGCTCCTTCTTCTGCCGCATGAAGCACAGCAGAACAGTTATGAAGACAGAAGACAAAACCATCCAGCCCAGCAGCTCCAAGAAAAAGGGTGAGAGAGCCATGCAGAAAGGACTTTCACTAAATACATCATAAGAGCAGAGAGAAACGTGGTGGTCATCAACCCAGAAGCACAATTTATTTTTCTTGATTCCATCTCACTGAGGTTAGCCCTGATAGGGCCATGATTGGAATTGCATATGGGGGTTAAACGTAAACACGTGTTTTATGTACACTGTCTCCCCCTGTAGAGTCTCAACGATACTGCACTGTCCATTGCACTGGTTACATGCGGAGTTGGCCTTCCACCCAGCTGGATGCTGAGAGTGACGATAACGAGTTTACCCATCTGTCCTGCCTGGTCGCTGTGTGCCGTGTTCACCCTAACAATGCCTGTCAGCCCTCACTAGAGGTCAAGGTCAAACCCACCCAGTTTGTCACTCGCTTTGCAATTGACGGCAAGTTCACCTTCGTGGACCAACAGTAAGTTGTGCCTCTTACCCCCTCCACAAACCTTTTTGCGATTTTCGCTCATTATGAAATATTCTTGGAAAGTGTTGGCTTAATTTTGAACCAATACTGTTCATAAGGGGGCATTGTGGGCATATCCTTCACCTGATGAAAAACACTGAGAGGGAAATAAAACTGAATCTATACCCTGTGAAAGTAACCGCCCCTTTCGATTTACTTCTGGATCAAGTCCGCTAATCTTTTGAACTGGCTTCACGATTATATAATCAAATtcgtagtatatatatatatatatatatatatatatatatatatatatatatatatatatatatatatatattatatatatatatatatatatatatatattacaattaTATTTGTTTTTACTGAGTTTTTGCACTTAAGACCATTGCGCTACGTTTTTGCCCATTGAAGACCATTCAAAAAGCCTACAAAAGTTAAAAAACTACAAGGTTGAGGGGCAGTCACTTCCTGGTAACTTTCATAGCGTATTGTTCTCAGTCTTTTGTTCATATTCGATCTCTTTCAGCTGAGTTGAGTATGTTTTGATACATACTGTAATGTTAGCCAAGGCTACGGTAAGTTAAATTGGCCTTGGTTAACATTACAGTTATACCCTGGGTAACCCAACCTGTGCTTGTATTAACAGCGAAAGAAAGAAACAAATAAAGAGAAAAGCAATGACGTTGGTTAAGGCAGGCCTGGCAGGCAGTCATCTTGGATAGGGTTTGCCATGGCACCCCCTACCCATACCACAGTGGCTGTAAGTGTAATGGGGTTACCCCAAGTTTTCCGGGAACTGGTCTGAATGCATTCCAAGTGAGACAATATACCCCTTGAAGAGATGACTGTACTGATTATTTCAAGAGATGGCAGCAGTACAATACTAGTACTATTGGTTTGAAATACAGATTATAAATTGAAAAATGTTTACTTGGAACATTGTGTTGGAAATATTGTTTTTCATATAGTAAGCATGTCAAGATAAAGACCTTTTTACTTATCGGTTGTCAAATAGTTAGCTTCATTTCACAACAGGAGCCCTTTAACATATGTGCATTTATTATTGTGACCCAGGCTGTCCTAAAATGTAACACTGGTGGTGAGATCTTCTGACCAACAGCAGAGAGTGCATTGAACGCGTCAGTCCAATTTGATTTATGTTTACAGTATAATTCATATTATCTGTAAGTCGTTTTCTTTTTGTTGCTTTTGAGTGAGATTCTTTCTACTTTGGCATTTCATCCCAATTCAGGGAACAAGAACCCAGCTCACTTTACCGTGGTCAAATGTTTGACAACCATTCCATATACTATTTTCCATAGAAACAGAAAGTCTGCATCATGTATATTGATGTTTATAGTTAGTATTTATTGTGCCATTCTGAAATGATGTACATAGTTAGAACTGGTAAGTGGACAGAAGATATCAACCTGTGACTGGAGTAGGTTAAGAGAGAATAACAGCCTCCTTGTCTCTGTCCTTCAGAGCCACTACTGTTCTGGGCTACTTGCCACAGGAACTACTGGGGACGTCTTGTTATGAGTACTTCCACCAGGACGACCTGCGACCCCTCGCAGAGACACACAGGAAAGGTAATGGAGAATAGTTTGGTTGTCTTTCGTATCTACGTATGGGTGAGAACCATATGTTCTCCAGATGTGCAGGGTGCTCAAACAGATATGAATTATATTTATATACGTATAGGTGAGAACCATATGTTCTCCAGATGTGCAGGGTGCTCAAACAGATATGAATTATATTTCGGTTGCACTTTATTTTGGGTTGCAGAAGATTAACAGGTTCTTACCTTTGTCGCATGGTAAAATGGTGATTACACTATAATAACCTGTgcattatttgttttttattgGGGGGGATTCATGACTAAAACAAGCATTTCAGTGATAGAGGTGCTGTTTTGTGTCTCAACAGTTCTCCGCAGTAAAGAGAAGATTGAGACCAGCTGCTACAAGTTCAAAACAAAAGTTGGCTCCTTCGTCATGCTTCAAAGTCAGTGGTTTAGTTTTATAAACCCGTGGACCAAAGAAATTGAGTTTATTGTGTCAACAAACCGAGTTTTGTAAGTGCCTTTTCACATTAGGTCTAGATTGTGAGTTGAACAGTCTATAATGATATTcagtaaaatacatttaatttaataATCTGCTTCGAATCAAGACACAAGTTCAGTCAAAATTGTCACATTTTGGACCCAAAATGTAGCTGTTGTTCGAGAGTCCTCAGTGCTGTACTAATGACATCATACAAGGGATGTACAGTCATTTGTCATCTTACCCTCTCCACTCACAGGGGACCCGGTCACACAGAAGCTGAACAGCCGAGCAGCTCCAAGCTGTTGGACGGTAAGGAAAGGAATATTTGTCCTGGTCATTCTGGATGTTGTTTGGGTGTGTGGACCGACGTCAGCTCACTGTCCTGAACCCTCCCTCTGTTACAGAAGAGAGCAAACATACTATCCTTATCCCTGGCATCTCCACTGGCATGGCCACTATGATCTACGCTGGCAGCATAGGGACCCAGATAGCAAACGAGCTCTTGGACTCCAACAGGTGTGTTGCGTGTATTATggcattgttttacagagcttTCTTTGACCACCAGGAGGAAGCTGGTGCTTGTACAGTCGGCTTACATCGTTTTTTGTTTTATTGGCACATGACTTTGAATATTTTTTTGCCTTAGTCCTGCTTTCTTTCAACGCCAAAATGTGCAGGGTAAATTTTTCTCCATCGAGTGAAACATCCAGTCCCTTCTGTCCACCTCAGGACAGGTCTCCAATGGTCTCCTCTCATGCCAAAGTGAGTCACCTTACCTACCTCACCTCTCATCCTACAGTGTCTTTAGGGCCCTAGGCAGTAGTTGTACgttgactatatacagtatatcacaaaagtgagtacacccctcacatttttgtcaatatttgagtatatcttttcatgtgacaacactgaagaaatgacactttgctacaatgtaaagtagtgagtgtacagcttgtataacagtgtaaatttgctgtcccctcaaaataactcaacacacagccattaatgtctaaaccgctggcaacaaaagtgagtacacccctaagtgaaaatgtccaaattgggcccaatgtgtcaatattttgtgtggccaccatcattttccagcactgccttaaccctcttgggcatggagttcaccagagcttcacaggttgccactggagtcctcttccactcctccatgacgacatcacggagctggtggatgttagagaccttgcactccaccttccgtttgaggatgccccacagatgctcaatagggtttaggtctggagacatgctcggccagtccatcacctttaccctcagcttctttagcaaggcagtggtcgtcttggaggtgtgtttggggtcgttatcatgttggaatactgccctgcggcccagtctccaaagggaggggatcatgctctgcttcagtatgtcacagtacatgttggcattcatggttccctcaatgaacagtagctccccagtgccggcagcactcatgcagccccagaccatgacactcccaccaccatgcttgattgtaggcaagacacacttgtctttgtactcctcacctggttgccgccacacacgcttgacaccatctgaaccaaatacgtttatcttggtctcatcagaccacaggacatggttccagtaatccatgtccttagtctgcttgtcttcagcaaactgtttgcgggctttcttgtgcatcatctttagaagaggcttccttctgggacgacagccatgcagaccaatttgatgcagggtatggcgtatggtctgagcactgccaggctgaccccccaccccttcaacctctgcagcaatgctggcagcactcatacgtctatttcccaaagactacctctggatatgacgctgagcacgtgcactcaacatctttggtcgaccatggcgaggcctgttctgagtggaacctgtccagttaaaccgctgtatggtcttggccaccgtgctgcagctcagtttcagggtcttggcaatcttcttatagcccaggccatcttaaTGTAGAGCAACAtttctttttttcagatcctcagagaatgctttgccatgaggtgccatgttgaacttccagtgaccagtcagtatgagggagtgtgagagcgatgacaccaaatttaacacgcctgctccccattcacacctgagaccttgtaacactaacgagtcacatgacaccggggagggaaaatggctaattgggcccattttggacattttcacttaggggtgtactcacttttgttgccagcggtttagacattaatggctgtgtgttgagttattttgaggggacagcaaatttacactgttatacaagctgtacactcactactttacattgtagcaaagtgtcatttcttcagtgttgtcacatgaaaagatatactcaaatatttacaaaaatgtgaggggtgtactcaattttgtggtatactgtatatatttttttactattttcattaCGGCATAAAGGGAGAGCGTATGGTGTTTTTTACATGCAGGTCGCATAACCACTTGAGTTCTTCCTATGAACACATGCCTTGCATAGATTAAATACTTTTAATACTGATTCTAATATTTTGATGTACTTTAACTTAATAACCAGGGTAAATAGTACACCTCTTAATAGTTGCGCTTGAAGAGTTTTGTAAATGAAACTTTGTATCAAAAAATCTATAGAGCAAAGATGTTCTGTATTATTATGTACCCACTTGTCCTCTTGCAGATGTCAAATGAGGAGGTGACTGATACAGTGAGCAAGTCTGGATCAGAGTCTGCTTCAAAGGGGGCCACATACGCTGGCAGCAACACACATATGGACACAGGTAGTTACCATTCAAAATCCTATACTAAGTCATCTTAGAAGCAAGGCATTTACATGATCTTTCATTTACCTAGACTGTTATCGGTCAGACGGTTTTAAGTGTATGTTTGGGTTACTTAGTTATACTTAGAGTTATCCTTGGTTAGCATATGACTAACATAACTTTGTGTATTGGTCGATTTTGATGACAGCCCAT from Oncorhynchus kisutch isolate 150728-3 linkage group LG9, Okis_V2, whole genome shotgun sequence harbors:
- the LOC109896576 gene encoding aryl hydrocarbon receptor nuclear translocator-like protein 1 isoform X11 translates to MMINREPHSQIEKRRRDKMNTLIDELSAMIPSCNPMARKLDKLTVLRMAVQHLKALKAGASSSFTDVNYKRKPSFLPQDDLKHLVLTAADGFLFVVSCDRGKILFTSESVSKFLNYSRLELIGQSLFDYVHPKDISKVKEQLSASGLYPRERLIDAKSSPGSLAGLQVQDLPVGAVQLCTGARRSFFCRMKHSRTVMKTEDKTIQPSSSKKKESQRYCTVHCTGYMRSWPSTQLDAESDDNEFTHLSCLVAVCRVHPNNACQPSLEVKVKPTQFVTRFAIDGKFTFVDQQATTVLGYLPQELLGTSCYEYFHQDDLRPLAETHRKVLRSKEKIETSCYKFKTKVGSFVMLQSQWFSFINPWTKEIEFIVSTNRVLGPGHTEAEQPSSSKLLDEESKHTILIPGISTGMATMIYAGSIGTQIANELLDSNRVNFSPSSETSSPFCPPQDRSPMVSSHAKMSNEEVTDTVSKSGSESASKGATYAGSNTHMDTAHSPPGESSQMDLDSMVGPGLGILSNDEAAMAVIMSLLETDANLGDAVDFDNMHWSH
- the LOC109896576 gene encoding aryl hydrocarbon receptor nuclear translocator-like protein 1 isoform X10 translates to MPDVITPHLAGAMPIQELSRKRKGDIDNRENGDAQIEEEQSRSEDDDQQVKIKCFREPHSQIEKRRRDKMNTLIDELSAMIPSCNPMARKLDKLTVLRMAVQHLKALKAGASSSFTDVNYKRKPSFLPQDDLKHLVLTAADGFLFVVSCDRGKILFTSESVSKFLNYSRLELIGQSLFDYVHPKDISKVKEQLSASGLYPRERLIDAKSSPGSLAGLQVQDLPVGAVQLCTGARRSFFCRMKHSRTVMKTEDKTIQPSSSKKKESQRYCTVHCTGYMRSWPSTQLDAESDDNEFTHLSCLVAVCRVHPNNACQPSLEVKVKPTQFVTRFAIDGKFTFVDQQATTVLGYLPQELLGTSCYEYFHQDDLRPLAETHRKVLRSKEKIETSCYKFKTKVGSFVMLQSQWFSFINPWTKEIEFIVSTNRVLGPGHTEAEQPSSSKLLDEESKHTILIPGISTGMATMIYAGSIGTQIANELLDSNRVNFSPSSETSSPFCPPQDRSPMVSSHAKMSNEEVTDTVSKSGSESASKGATYAGSNTHMDTAHSPPGESSQMDLDSMVGPGLGILSNDEAAMAVIMSLLETDANLGDAVDFDNMHWSH
- the LOC109896576 gene encoding aryl hydrocarbon receptor nuclear translocator-like protein 2 isoform X8, producing MSKDNFAAGGNDGTADKRTGPLQLGQTNSLPVSRPDVITPHLAGAMPDVITPHLAGAMPIQELSRKRKGDIDNRENGDAQIEEEQSRSEDDDQQVKIKCFREPHSQIEKRRRDKMNTLIDELSAMIPSCNPMARKLDKLTVLRMAVQHLKALKAGASSSFTDVNYKRKPSFLPQDDLKHLVLTAADGFLFVVSCDRGKILFTSESVSKFLNYSRLELIGQSLFDYVHPKDISKVKEQLSASGLYPRERLIDAKSSPGSLAGLQVQDLPVGAVQLCTGARRSFFCRMKHSRTVMKTEDKTIQPSSSKKKESQRYCTVHCTGYMRSWPSTQLDAESDDNEFTHLSCLVAVCRVHPNNACQPSLEVKVKPTQFVTRFAIDGKFTFVDQQATTVLGYLPQELLGTSCYEYFHQDDLRPLAETHRKVLRSKEKIETSCYKFKTKVGSFVMLQSQWFSFINPWTKEIEFIVSTNRVLGPGHTEAEQPSSSKLLDEESKHTILIPGISTGMATMIYAGSIGTQIANELLDSNRVNFSPSSETSSPFCPPQDRSPMVSSHAKMSNEEVTDTVSKSGSESASKGATYAGSNTHMDTGESSQMDLDSMVGPGLGILSNDEAAMAVIMSLLETDANLGDAVDFDNMHWSH
- the LOC109896576 gene encoding aryl hydrocarbon receptor nuclear translocator-like protein 2 isoform X3, with amino-acid sequence MLLQFLMLGEMPAGKGRERAGLEYFLHSTSIRNDPNISRHSQGPLQLGQTNSLPVSRPDVITPHLAGAMPDVITPHLAGAMPIQELSRKRKGDIDNRENGDAQIEEEQSRSEDDDQQVKIKCFREPHSQIEKRRRDKMNTLIDELSAMIPSCNPMARKLDKLTVLRMAVQHLKALKAGASSSFTDVNYKRKPSFLPQDDLKHLVLTAADGFLFVVSCDRGKILFTSESVSKFLNYSRLELIGQSLFDYVHPKDISKVKEQLSASGLYPRERLIDAKSSPGSLAGLQVQDLPVGAVQLCTGARRSFFCRMKHSRTVMKTEDKTIQPSSSKKKESQRYCTVHCTGYMRSWPSTQLDAESDDNEFTHLSCLVAVCRVHPNNACQPSLEVKVKPTQFVTRFAIDGKFTFVDQQATTVLGYLPQELLGTSCYEYFHQDDLRPLAETHRKVLRSKEKIETSCYKFKTKVGSFVMLQSQWFSFINPWTKEIEFIVSTNRVLGPGHTEAEQPSSSKLLDEESKHTILIPGISTGMATMIYAGSIGTQIANELLDSNRVNFSPSSETSSPFCPPQDRSPMVSSHAKMSNEEVTDTVSKSGSESASKGATYAGSNTHMDTGESSQMDLDSMVGPGLGILSNDEAAMAVIMSLLETDANLGDAVDFDNMHWSH
- the LOC109896576 gene encoding aryl hydrocarbon receptor nuclear translocator-like protein 2 isoform X9 yields the protein MSKDNFAAGGNDGTADKRTGPLQLGQTNSLPVSRPDVITPHLAGAMPDVITPHLAGAMPIQELSRKRKGDIDNRENGDAQIEEEQSRSEDDDQQVKIKCFREPHSQIEKRRRDKMNTLIDELSAMIPSCNPMARKLDKLTVLRMAVQHLKALKAGASSSFTDVNYKRKPSFLPQDDLKHLVLTAADGFLFVVSCDRGKILFTSESVSKFLNYSRLELIGQSLFDYVHPKDISKVKEQLSASGLYPRERLIDAKTGLQVQDLPVGAVQLCTGARRSFFCRMKHSRTVMKTEDKTIQPSSSKKKESQRYCTVHCTGYMRSWPSTQLDAESDDNEFTHLSCLVAVCRVHPNNACQPSLEVKVKPTQFVTRFAIDGKFTFVDQQATTVLGYLPQELLGTSCYEYFHQDDLRPLAETHRKVLRSKEKIETSCYKFKTKVGSFVMLQSQWFSFINPWTKEIEFIVSTNRVLGPGHTEAEQPSSSKLLDEESKHTILIPGISTGMATMIYAGSIGTQIANELLDSNRVNFSPSSETSSPFCPPQDRSPMVSSHAKMSNEEVTDTVSKSGSESASKGATYAGSNTHMDTAHSPPGESSQMDLDSMVGPGLGILSNDEAAMAVIMSLLETDANLGDAVDFDNMHWSH
- the LOC109896576 gene encoding aryl hydrocarbon receptor nuclear translocator-like protein 2 isoform X7, with translation MSKDNFAAGGNDGTADKRTGPLQLGQTNSLPVSRPDVITPHLAGAMPDVITPHLAGAMPIQELSRKRKGDIDNRENGDAQIEEEQSRSEDDDQQVKIKCFREPHSQIEKRRRDKMNTLIDELSAMIPSCNPMARKLDKLTVLRMAVQHLKALKAGASSSFTDVNYKRKPSFLPQDDLKHLVLTAADGFLFVVSCDRGKILFTSESVSKFLNYSRLELIGQSLFDYVHPKDISKVKEQLSASGLYPRERLIDAKSSPGSLAGLQVQDLPVGAVQLCTGARRSFFCRMKHSRTVMKTEDKTIQPSSSKKKESQRYCTVHCTGYMRSWPSTQLDAESDDNEFTHLSCLVAVCRVHPNNACQPSLEVKVKPTQFVTRFAIDGKFTFVDQQATTVLGYLPQELLGTSCYEYFHQDDLRPLAETHRKVLRSKEKIETSCYKFKTKVGSFVMLQSQWFSFINPWTKEIEFIVSTNRVLGPGHTEAEQPSSSKLLDEESKHTILIPGISTGMATMIYAGSIGTQIANELLDSNRVNFSPSSETSSPFCPPQDRSPMVSSHAKMSNEEVTDTVSKSGSESASKGATYAGSNTHMDTAHSPPGESSQMDLDSMVGPGLGILSNDEAAMAVIMSLLETDANLGDAVDFDNMHWSH